From Zingiber officinale cultivar Zhangliang chromosome 5B, Zo_v1.1, whole genome shotgun sequence, the proteins below share one genomic window:
- the LOC121986940 gene encoding uncharacterized protein LOC121986940, whose product MMIYLKHTEGLSLKRSTETIRSFLKHLSEESNKGKHQGSIPGHIVINRNRETADRNLFNDYFAENPTYNAAMFRRRFRMGRNLFMRIFNEVSNHDNYFVQKRDGVGKLGLSGLQKMTAAFRILAYGVPADATDEYIKIGESTVIESVKRFCRAVVEVFGGQYLRSPNANDVARLLHISEQRGFPGIAPPARYVIQGKEYNMGYYLADGIYPKWSTLVQTIQDPRGTKNKLFAIKQEACRKDVERAFGVLQSRFAIVVGPSHFWQKNILHDIMTSCIIMHNMIIEDERDMNTSIVDQGEVSSAAAVDTAVDDNIRFQEFLARYEGIKNKNAHFVFRNALIEHLWEQFGNSDN is encoded by the exons ATGATGATATATTTGAAGCACACAGAAGGCTTATCACTCAAGCGATCTACCGAAACAATCAGGTCATTTTTGAAACATCTAAGtgaagaaagcaacaaaggcAAACATCAAGGATCTATTCCTGGTCACATAGTGATCAATCGTAATAGAGAAACTGCTGATCGTAATCTATTCAATGATTACTTTGCCGAAAATCCTACATATAATGCTGCAATGTTTCGAAGAAGATTCCGGATGGGAAGAAATTTATTTATGCGTATTTTTAACGAGGTTAGTAATCATGATAATTATTTTGTGCAGAAAAGAGACGGAGTTGGAAAACTTGGTTTGTCAGGTTTACAAAAAATGACAGCTGCATTTCGAATATTAGCATATGGTGTACCGGCAGACGCTACTGATGAGTACATCAAAATAGGAGAATCAACTGTCATAGAAAGTGTGAAAAGATTTTGTCGTGCTGTTGTTGAAGTATTTGGAGGACAATACCTGCGATCACCCAATGCTAATGATGTTGCTAGACTTCTTCATATTAGTGAGCAGCGTGGTTTTCCTG GTATTGCTCCCCCTGCTCGTTATGTCATTCAAGGAAAAGAGTACAACATGGGTTACTATTTAGCTGATGGTATATACCCAAAATGGTCTACACTTGTTCAAACAATTCAAGATCCACGCGGTACAAAGAATAAGTTGTTTGCAATAAAACAAGAGGCATGTAGAAAAGATGTTGAGCGAGCATTTGGAGTGCTTCAATCACGCTTTGCAATTGTTGTAGGACCTTCACATTTTTGGCAGAAAAATATTTTGCATGATATAATGACTTCATGTATTATTATGCATAATATGATAATTGAAGATGAGCGCGATATGAATACCTCAATTGTTGATCAAGGTGAAGTCTCGTCGGCTGCAGCTGTTGATACAGCAGTAGATGACAATATCCGATTTCAAGAGTTTCTTGCTAGATATGaaggaatcaaaaataaaaatgctcacttTGTCTTTAGAAATGCATTAATTGAGCATTTGTGGGaacaatttggtaattctgataaTTAA